A single window of Flagellimonas maritima DNA harbors:
- a CDS encoding type II secretion system F family protein gives MGFKLENTNIDALVKPDDLKIKKRTSILERELVFFGKSFSNKKKEDFYTELSVLLKAGITLKESLKLIEEGQKKEQQKSLFKDLGDSLLSGNSFSDAIKSRSEFSEYEYYSLKIGEESGTLTIITNELGLFFSKKNEQQRSLVNALTYPAIILITAVLVVIFMLRLVVPMFQDIFEQNNVDLPWITKFIVAISDFIKDYGWWMVLIIISVLLLRKVLFGSDWFKRKIDYILIKIPYLGNFLKAVYLAQFTRAISLLTASKVPVLNSIELAGKMISFYPLQDALEVVKSKILQGESLSNSLKGNKVFSKKMISMVKVAEETNQTEFMFERLNQQYSIEVQQKSKLLSTLLEPMIILVVGICVGVILVAMYLPMFKLGSVLG, from the coding sequence ATGGGATTTAAACTGGAGAACACAAATATCGACGCTTTAGTCAAGCCAGATGATTTAAAAATAAAAAAGAGGACCTCTATTTTAGAACGTGAACTGGTTTTCTTCGGGAAATCGTTTTCAAATAAAAAAAAGGAAGATTTTTACACAGAATTGAGCGTGCTCTTAAAGGCTGGCATCACGCTTAAAGAATCCTTAAAGCTGATTGAAGAAGGACAAAAAAAAGAACAGCAAAAGAGCTTGTTCAAAGATTTGGGGGATAGCTTACTTTCGGGGAATAGTTTCTCCGACGCCATAAAAAGTAGAAGTGAATTCTCGGAATATGAGTACTATTCTCTTAAGATAGGTGAGGAGTCTGGAACGCTTACCATAATTACAAACGAACTAGGGTTATTTTTTTCCAAGAAGAACGAGCAGCAAAGAAGTTTGGTAAATGCGTTGACCTACCCTGCAATAATATTGATTACTGCCGTTTTGGTAGTCATATTCATGTTACGATTGGTAGTGCCGATGTTTCAGGATATATTTGAACAGAACAATGTAGACCTTCCGTGGATTACAAAGTTTATCGTTGCAATATCGGATTTTATCAAAGACTATGGATGGTGGATGGTTCTCATCATCATAAGCGTTTTGCTTCTTCGAAAAGTACTTTTTGGGAGTGATTGGTTTAAAAGAAAGATAGACTATATTTTGATTAAAATTCCTTATTTGGGAAATTTTCTTAAAGCGGTATACTTGGCTCAATTTACACGGGCAATCAGTCTGTTGACTGCTTCCAAGGTTCCAGTTTTGAACAGTATAGAGCTTGCCGGGAAAATGATAAGCTTTTACCCACTACAGGATGCTCTTGAAGTAGTGAAATCTAAAATCTTACAAGGTGAAAGCCTGAGCAATAGTTTAAAAGGAAACAAGGTTTTTAGCAAAAAAATGATTTCCATGGTAAAAGTTGCTGAGGAAACCAATCAAACAGAGTTTATGTTCGAACGTTTGAACCAGCAGTATAGCATTGAAGTACAACAAAAATCCAAACTGTTGAGCACGCTGTTGGAGCCTATGATAATTTTGGTTGTAGGAATTTGTGTTGGAGTTATTTTGGTTGCAATGTACTTACCCATGTTTAAACTGGGCAGTGTGCTTGGATAG
- a CDS encoding PulJ/GspJ family protein: MIKTFKKLEAFTLSEMLIVLILTIIVVGLAFSVLGLVQKQINGIQVNYEERTTDNLLRQALWIDFNLYSDIYFFQQERILTLTNEMDKKEYFFRNGYVLNKKDTLFTDFKISKIFLLGDEVGNGKLDAIELVNDANHTLFVYKRNAATDFMN, translated from the coding sequence GTGATAAAAACCTTTAAAAAATTAGAAGCTTTCACGCTCAGTGAGATGCTGATTGTGCTGATATTGACTATAATCGTTGTAGGACTTGCCTTTTCAGTTCTTGGTCTGGTACAAAAACAGATAAACGGCATACAAGTAAACTATGAAGAGCGAACAACAGATAATCTTCTGCGACAAGCACTGTGGATAGATTTTAATCTGTACTCCGATATTTATTTTTTTCAGCAAGAACGTATACTAACATTGACCAACGAAATGGACAAAAAAGAATATTTTTTTCGCAATGGATATGTCCTTAATAAAAAAGACACGCTCTTCACAGATTTCAAAATCAGCAAAATATTCCTCTTGGGTGATGAGGTGGGTAATGGGAAGTTGGATGCAATTGAACTTGTCAACGATGCCAATCATACACTTTTTGTTTACAAAAGAAATGCCGCTACGGATTTTATGAACTGA
- a CDS encoding AraC family transcriptional regulator — translation MYPFIKNVRKKVVVKKLAGSQGISSSTLQNGFRTVYGISVSDFIQIEKVEKAI, via the coding sequence ATGTATCCGTTTATAAAAAATGTTAGGAAAAAGGTAGTGGTAAAAAAATTGGCAGGTAGCCAAGGCATCAGTTCCAGTACATTGCAAAATGGGTTCAGGACTGTATATGGTATAAGCGTTTCCGATTTCATCCAGATAGAAAAGGTCGAAAAGGCAATATAG
- a CDS encoding LysE family transporter: MTFLTCLILGFAIAASGSIVPSFLNLTVVKFSLKSGRKSALYLIGGFATVLFFQANIGAYLSSILMKNSEYITSIQKVGIGILIILSINFFRMHFKKQKPKRKTEIQKSKAYFHGIGMSLLNTFAIPFYFTSISFLIGLGYFEYSPMNSLYFSIGSTLGSFCLYTLYATVASKIEHRLSFLAVRINFILGCLTGIVGLGNLFYLLY; this comes from the coding sequence ATGACTTTTTTAACCTGTTTAATTTTAGGATTTGCCATTGCTGCCTCGGGAAGCATTGTACCAAGTTTCTTGAATCTGACCGTGGTAAAGTTTAGTTTAAAAAGTGGAAGAAAATCAGCACTTTATCTTATCGGCGGCTTTGCGACCGTATTGTTTTTTCAAGCCAATATTGGAGCTTATTTATCAAGTATCCTTATGAAAAATTCGGAGTATATTACCAGTATTCAGAAGGTAGGTATTGGTATTCTAATAATTTTGTCTATTAATTTTTTCAGGATGCACTTTAAAAAACAGAAGCCGAAAAGAAAAACAGAAATCCAAAAGTCCAAGGCCTATTTCCATGGAATAGGAATGTCCCTTTTAAATACATTTGCCATCCCGTTCTATTTTACTTCCATTTCGTTTTTAATAGGATTGGGATATTTTGAATATTCTCCTATGAATAGTCTGTATTTTTCAATTGGATCAACCCTTGGTTCATTTTGTTTATATACGCTTTATGCAACTGTAGCTAGCAAAATTGAACATAGACTTTCTTTTTTGGCAGTACGGATAAATTTTATTCTAGGTTGTTTAACAGGTATTGTGGGATTAGGCAATTTGTTCTACTTGCTTTATTAG
- a CDS encoding endonuclease/exonuclease/phosphatase family protein, whose translation MLDQSVRFPKLKFLVTLLGAVVIILTFIPYISTEHWSIRVFDFPHLQLTIFTALILLALVFLFNKRRVKDYILTIALLACLIYQGTKILPYTVLGKVEVDNASAKTKETLSIYTANVLQDNRDVKSLIKDTKKFNADVVLYTETNSKWTESLNEYLNKEYRYTVQVPQENTYGMLLYSKFELEQSTIEYLVEDTIPSIHTRLILPSDKTIQLYAIHPAPPTPIHNPSSLDRDAELMKVGRLSKNSEFPVIVMGDFNDVAWSETTSLFQSYSGLLDLRKGRGLFNTYNAKYWFMRWPLDHVFVSPDFRVLEVDLGSNIGSDHFPFFTKLSLESSTASKQRLPSPSKEVIDDATEQIREEKEEEGS comes from the coding sequence ATGTTAGACCAATCCGTTCGCTTCCCAAAGCTAAAGTTCTTAGTAACTCTCCTAGGGGCGGTAGTTATCATTTTGACCTTTATACCCTACATATCAACTGAACATTGGTCGATTAGGGTATTTGATTTTCCACATCTACAATTGACCATATTCACTGCATTAATATTATTGGCCCTTGTTTTTTTATTTAATAAGCGTCGTGTAAAAGATTATATATTAACGATCGCGCTGCTGGCTTGTTTAATATATCAAGGAACTAAAATCCTGCCATATACAGTCCTTGGAAAGGTCGAGGTTGACAATGCTTCAGCGAAAACAAAAGAAACATTAAGCATCTATACCGCCAATGTTCTTCAGGACAATAGAGATGTCAAAAGCTTGATTAAAGACACAAAAAAGTTTAATGCCGATGTAGTTTTATATACTGAGACAAACTCCAAATGGACGGAATCTTTGAACGAATATTTGAATAAAGAATATCGGTATACAGTACAAGTGCCCCAAGAGAATACTTATGGTATGCTTCTTTATTCAAAATTTGAATTGGAACAATCGACTATTGAATATCTTGTAGAGGACACCATACCTTCTATCCATACTAGATTAATTTTACCATCCGATAAAACAATTCAGTTATATGCGATTCATCCTGCACCGCCTACGCCCATCCATAATCCATCATCCCTAGATCGCGACGCCGAGCTAATGAAAGTCGGTCGCTTGTCAAAGAATTCCGAATTTCCGGTTATAGTAATGGGGGATTTTAATGATGTTGCTTGGTCAGAAACTACGTCCTTGTTCCAATCATACAGTGGGCTTTTAGATTTGCGAAAAGGGAGGGGGCTTTTCAATACCTATAATGCCAAATACTGGTTCATGCGATGGCCATTGGACCATGTATTCGTTTCACCCGACTTTCGGGTTTTGGAGGTAGATCTTGGTAGTAACATTGGCTCAGATCATTTTCCTTTTTTTACAAAACTTTCGCTAGAATCTAGTACGGCATCAAAACAGCGGTTGCCATCACCATCAAAAGAAGTTATTGACGATGCAACTGAACAGATAAGGGAAGAGAAAGAGGAAGAAGGCTCTTGA